TCATTTATAAAGATGGATGATCTTACTAGTAAGCCACCATCCCTCTCACTGAGCCACCACCCACCACcactcactagtggaaaaagcCTCATTTGCTGCAGGTTTTTTGGTCACCATATGATGCGGTTTTGAAtgttgcggttcaaaaccgcagcacaaaAATACATCATATCTTGCGGTTCTCCATGAACCGCAGCACATAgtgattattatttgtttttctttcgtTTTATTAACAAACCAAAGCATAATATTCATTTATAATATACACTCGGCTATGAAGTTATCAATCTCATCGCTTTTGAATCATACTCCTCTCGGGTTGTGTTGGATTCCTCACTTTGTTTTGTGAAAATCCCATGTgtcttacaaaaggataaaaccaccttaaaaaacttggacccaaaagcttgatttcacgaacgagatggacaacaagatgaaccattatgtcagaaaaaaaggtggaaaatacatctcaaacttgcataaaaattacaataacagcgacttgaagagcatcaagtttaaagggatcaagaactttactacaaattgtgttgaagaacgaacatagctcggtaatagcatatctcacatgttttggcagcaTTCCACGAATtgtaattggtaagaacacttgcatcattacatggcaatcgtgagatttcttGCTTTCCAAcatcaactcaccatttagggtcacaaatcttttcatgttggatgagtgcccagacggaaccttaatgccataaaaagactcacaaaatgcccgcttctctgccttggacaatgtgtagcaagctggaggcaaataatttttttcattactcattttcttcatacTGCCCTTTctcttgttactgccaccaacttcaccagctctatttcttttcttattcaCCTTAATCTGTGGCCACAACTCCGGATgaatacccttacattcaaaccaatctcgcacgactaacatcctttgtcttacccagaATGTTAATGAGAGtctcgagtatggcatcgcatacatttttcttaaTATGCATAAtttcaagacaatgcctaacctgtagatctctccaatatggaaacttccaaaagattattttttctttccatAATCGGttttcacccccttgcacttgccctgtttaaccaaatacagtctcaactcccttaacctgttcataaacctcataaccggtcaacgttCGACCAGCGACACGGTCCTCATAACCTCCCCGTTgtacatcttcttcttcctacTATATTGGTAATCtcatgggaggaactttcgatggtccatgaatatgtgtttgcacttaggaatccacgtggattccatgtcatcgatacatatggggcatgctttcttccctttgttcttataccctgataagttgccatatcctggaaaatcattaacggtgcataaaagcattgcacgcaaggtgaactcctcattagcatatgcatcaaacacggaaacacCTTCATcgcacatctttctcaaatcctcaacaagaggtgcaagatatacatctatgtcattgtcaggttgtttaggacctgagataaaaagagaaaacataatgtacttacgctccATATACAatcaaggtggcaaattatagatcactaacagtgccaaccaagtactatgttgagaactaagattgccgaatgggtacattccatccgtacacagtccgagccttaaattacgaacttcatccccaaatgtcttatgcaacctatcaatactcttccactctagagaatcagatggatgtgtgagcaagtgacctttcttcaccctatctgcatgccacctcaaatttaacgcatctttctttatagaaaacaagtgcttgaatctaggttttattggaagataccacaataccttagccgggggccctttagcatccctagcccctttacgcttgtaatgcgataacccacacctaggacactcttctaagttctcattttcattccgatgCAATACATAATCATtcgacacgcatgaatcttgtGGTACTCTAATTCGAAAGAAGatatgagctttttggcataatatgtcgactttgtaAGTTCATTTCCTTTAGGAAGGAAGCATTCCACTTaatgcttctaataacattgtgaaactagtgtcactccaattgaactttgacttaatgttgaaaattgtcaacacggctgttagtttggtgaactttgtacatccagggtacataGATTTTCGAGAAGCCTCTgttaacaagtcaaaaacacgaatacgttttcctaactcatcctcgacttcctccatcatctcatcaacacgatctacatcctcatctacattctcttcatctgtctcatacccatcaacacgatctactacatcctcattaagatccacattattgacatcctcaacaatacttttttctttgtaaacgccctcctcaccatgccaaacccaaacatgatattgaggcctaaacccacgtcgaagtatgtgctccctaaggacatcagcactatctacctttgatacattgccacacttgacacatgggcaataaaaaccaactctccccatcctaacttgatgttcaacggcaatactacaaaattctaatacgccatcaatattcaatgcttccatacatctaagaacgatcttttttcatcctaagtgtgattaattaattcaaaacaaaattaataactgcttaacatatatacttatttataccaaatatatttaaccttaaaaacatatacttatttatgctaaacatatttaaccctaaatatatactttatatttaaattctatataagcactacattgtattctaaaataaaatcatttaaaataaggaaaattgGCTGAAATTAATCTCAACTATCACCCGTTGGCCAAAAAAAATCCCCACTatcgattattttttaataatctcaaCAATTATCTAAATTTGTTCAAAACATCCACCCCTCCCAGCATACTGGCAGCAACAAGTAAAAAAGGtttggattttttttctttttttttttttattttttctcttagaAAATAACCCATCTCCTTCATCTATTAATCCCCtccctcttcttcttccccatTACTCCTCCATTGATGAACCATTAAATGTTCAAATTATAATtccaaaataaggaaaaaacatataactatcatataattatactttagaaatgattaattatgaaatttcaCAAAGTTCATGAATTCAATCAAATTGGGGAAAAATCTAgagtttgaaaaatcaaaaatgaaattgCATTTGTGggttcaaaataattaattaaacaacaatCTAATTGTTAGGTAAtgcaattcaaacaaaaaaaaaaaaaaaaccaaattttcgAACAATAATTATTCCAAAATCAAACTTGTAAATCTTGATATTGAATTTGAGGAAAAAAAACAGAATGGCGTGAAGAAGATGACTGCAttcgatttttttattttttattttttttattttataatattttgaattattttaagtgTCCAATACATCAAATAACTCAATTCATTATATTTATtatcatataatttaaaataatgagtacttataataattaaaatccaattttaattatatatagttTCAATCCAAACTAATTAAAACCCAATTTTAATTATACAATTATAATCCACATTTTAACCTCCCCTAATTGAATCAATATCATATGTTGTAGGAATTTGAAGATTTTGGAGGTTTAGTttcaatttggtttttttgagAAGTTAGGGTTCATCAATGGAGGACTAatggggaagaagaagagggaGGGGATTAATAGATGAAGGAGATGAGTTATTTTTaagagaaaaaattataaaaaaaaaaaaaatccaaactgTTTTACCTGCTGCTGCCGGTATGCTGGGAGGGGTGGATGttttgaacaaattaaaataatacttgggattattaaattataatcgATAGTGGGGATTATTTTTGGCCAACGGGTAATAGTTGAGATTAATTTCAgtcaatttttcttaaaataattaacattgtatacttcatgcttcatacttcatattctaattctatataaccaaacatatactaattctatacttcatacatcGATATTAAGtctaaaaataaatcatttaaccctaaaaatatgtatattctatctaattctaataattaaaacatatttaCAACAAGCAAccacaattttaaaaaaatacacaaataattaaaaaattaataacataaacttgaaatgtcaaactcacaaataattgatatatttagcactaaattacaagtaaaacaataaaaatatgaactgcaaattaaaaacataaataaaattaccCTGATTTCTTGGGTTAAGtaatctacaatgaaaaacaaaagaaaattagtataaaaaaaattagcactaaATTTCGTGGATTTCGAATAACTAGCAAAGCTTAAGGGTTTAATATAttgaaaagagaaattatacctcaattttgtgggttttgaagatgaacaagaacaaagcTTTGAATAAGAACGAGggtttgaagatgaagaattcgTGGCTTTTTCGAATAGCTGTTCATGGGTTTTGAAGAACACAATAGTTAAGCTTTTGTTTCGTGGGTTTAGCAGTTGTTTGTGGGTTGAAGAAGAACGAGAAAGGTGAAGAACTCAAGAGCAGCAGTACTAgttttttcgtgggttttatAAGGGTTTAGCTAGCTTTTGTTAACGTTATAATGAAACAGTATTTTAGCTTATTGAACAAGAAGAATATATGAGACGcgccttttttaaaaaaataataatttgcaTCATATGTTGTGGTTTTTGAAGAACTGCAGCATATAATaggttatatgctgcggttcttcaAAAACCGCTGGAAATaatgtaattttcatttttttttaaaaaaatgagacTATATGTTGTGGTTTTTGGGGAACCGAAGCATATAACCTATTTTTTTCATCGTTTTTTCATCCTATTTTATGCTGCATAATTGAAAAACTGCAACATATGTGACGCAGCAAGTAAGAGTTTTTCCAATAGTGACTACCAACCCATTTCCTTAAGAGTCTAACCTCGTCACCTTCAGCTAACCACCAATTCACCCTCATAATATTGAACCAACTTTAATTCACCACCAGTAGATCCAATGGAATAATCTCATTCTGCTAGAGAGGAGAGAGAGGAGCACGAAATAGGATGTCATGTAGTTGGGGAATGGGGGTTTGTTGAGGTAGGAGGATGGGGTAGGTGTACCGGGTATGGTGTGGATTTCAATGGTGATAATCGGGTAGGGTTGGGGTCATGGGGAAAGGGTAGAGAGTGGTGGACGGTGGTGATGTAGGGTGGCAGTCTGGGAGGGTTTAACGGTGGTGATGAGGGTGGCAGAAGACATTGGCTAACAATGGTGATGAAACCCTGGAATtggtgggtttttttttttgttttttttatattttattttttagtatttttatttataatttgtatttttcctttatttttagaAGAATTAACCTACAATTACAAGTTAATAATTGCGTAAAAACAATTTTGGTTAAGTTACCCAAAAGttaagattattcatggttaattaatgtTAAAATAGTACTCTTAATGTTAGAAACCCAACTAAACAAATTAACCTAGCAAAGAAATGATAATACATTTAAAAagatatcaaatatgatttccactaaaaaaaatatttaagttaaaaccgataaaaaattcaatgataatgtaaatgaaaaaaattctaaaattgattgaaaaaatACATATTGTTTCATTTCGTATTTTTTGAATGTATATAAGGAGTCATTAGGTTGACAATGAAAATTACTTAATACAGAATTAGACAATGTACTCAAGCATTTTACATAATCAAGGGTACCATGATGATTAAACTCCTAAAAGTTATAGGAATTGACTTCCTTTGgaattttaaatgaatttaaattcataataGTTATgggtaatattttattttattatattgtatggtTTAAACAATATTAGATGTACCACTAAAGTTTTCaagatttataaaatatataacgcGGACTTTTAGTGAATATGAGACATATAAGTTGGGTATACTTATGATAGGTATACCAGGCTAATCAGTCATAATGGGTGCGGATGTGTGTGAATGTATACCCAAGTGGGCATGCAtgggtatgaaaattttacTCTCTATGTATGATAGCTAGGGAGAGGGCATATTGCATCCACCCGCCCATTTTGCCACCCCTAGCTATTAGCAAGTGATCATCTCACTATGAAACATATTCATACAAtcaattcatttttaaaatggaaaaattaccatgaatagtacaatcttttgttaattttctcaaaataataccaacttttgctTATCCATAAATATTACCAACTTAGGGGGCTTAttttctagaataataccaactttagtttattacaaaattttcaaattttttttgtcaaataatcttcaatagtttgatttttaacatgttagagattttctaggaaaacaccccttaagttggtattattcatggttacataaaagttgatattattttagaaaaacaagcaaaatttgtattattcctgataattttcctttattaatTGATTGTTTTAATATTGTACtaatcaatttaatattataagtcataagtgattatttataattagtcactttaaaatcgtaagtaattactttaaaattaaaaataatcactttaaaattgtaagcaTGCATTGAGTAAGTCCAATATAATTCAAATACTCTAATCACAAGTGCAGTTTTATTGAAACGGTTAAGCTAGTCTCCATATGGGTTTTGAATtcgtaaattttataatttattatgaatAGTCAAAAAATTTCCCGTACCTTGaatttttttcttgttatttgAATGTGTGACTTTGATTTATGTTTTTAACAGTGATAACCATGAAAATACTATCAATaaactatatataaaaaagtaaaaataattttaaaaaaattgtgtaCAAAAAAATGAATCTAATGCTGTTTCaatattcaattaaaataactttatatatatatatatatatatatatatatatatatatatatatatatatatatatatatatatatatatatatatatatatatatatatatatatatatatatatacacgtagacatatatatatatatatatatatatatatatatatatatatatatatatatatatatatatatatatatatatatatatatatatatacacatatatatatatatatatatatatatacacacatatatatatatatatatatatatatatatatatatatatatatatatatatatatatatatatatatatatatatatgcatatatatatatatatgcatatatatatatatatatatatatatatatatatatatacatatatatatatatatacatatatatatatatatatacatatatatatatatatatacatatatatatatatatacatatatatatatatatatatatatatatatatatatatatataaattatcattataaaaaaGTAGAAACAATCTAGTTGTTAAAGTACTATTTTTAATAAGATGATCAATAATTGATTGATAGACATGAAAGACGTGCATCAATTGGTTATGTATGGATCTAATGAAATGTATAACCTCTTCTCCTTTTTTTCcctattacactaaaaatagtCTTAATTTAAGATATAGATTATTCCTATATGAATAAGTCTAAACCAAAATTTACAAGAGGatagaaaagtaaaaataacCTATGCAACATGAAAATAGGAAATAAGTTAATTTAGATTATTTGGCTAAATATAGTATTTCTCATTTAGAAATTATATAAGGCaaagaaagaaattaaaatacttgtgaatcataattaattatttgaagaGTTCAAAAAGTTacaagtataaatatatatatatatatatatatatatatatatatatatatatatatatatatatatatatatatatatatatatatatatatatatatatatataatgttgaAGATAAGATTTGAACAGAAAGCTTTAAACCAAAAAATTGCTAGCAACAatagatttataaattttagacaATGTCAATTTTAATGCGTTTATCTTTTCATCTCATCATCATTGTTTTGTCAACGCAAAGTGTACCTACTTTTACTGTTCCCAAGGTgagtaaaatattttctttaaaattaattaagttagtatttatttgacatttatttatatatgtagaACTACATAATTTATATGGGATCTCATTTATCGGCTAGTCATGAGGATATTACTGATTCACACCATGCCTTGCTTTGTTCCGTATCATTAAGGTACCAAAATTGATCGTAAAATGAAAATTGTTCCAAGATTAtatttaatgtaatttaatttaattttatttgttttgatgaatatttatatattgatcCATGTACGCAAAAGTGATTATGATCCATCAAAGATTGTATACTCattcaataaatattttaattgttttgcgGCGACTTTACAAGAAGAGGAGGCTCGCAAGCTTGCTAATAAGATCATCCATCTTTATAAATGAATTTATTATCATATGAGCTTAGCTACTTCTTGTATgaacttttttaatttattccaaTATAGAAGAAGTATTAATTAAGCATCGTAACTTTGATTTACCAAGTATAATATTCTAGGTATTTTTAAAGTGCATCCAGAAGTTGTATAAATTACTGAGAGTCGAATAGTAAAACTTGCAACAACTCATTCGCCTGATTTCTTAGGATTACATGAAGAGCATGAAGAGGGTTTCCACGTCAAAGgttctatttggaatatatctTCATATGGAGACAACATGATTATAGCAAACATTGATTCtggtaaaaatatatatattcattttataaatattaatttatcttAGTATATAACCACACACGAGAGGGGATTGTataaaatgagaaggatgaATTGAATCAAATTTAACTAATATAAAATCTTAATCCTCTCTTTGAATTgacaaatttgaatttttatcctttacataattttattttttttaaactacaCAAAAGGCTATGCAAGTCACGATGAAAATGTTAAGGTTCATATTAATCAATTAGATACATTTATGTATGTTTAGGTGTGCACTCAAAACGTATTAGCTTTTTTGACGAAAATTTAGGGCCAATTCCAAAAAAGTTCAAAGGAGTTTGTGCGAATGAGCATGATCCAATGTTCAAGTgtaatagataaatatataatttgtaatgtattcttcaattttaattttggaatAATTGATAATTAGATAATTGAGTCTTGTCTCAGTTGGTCTTTCCCAGATAAGAGTAGACCATGGGTTCAATTCTAACGAACCCCTTTCCTATCCCTACCTTGTAATTAAACGTAGCTAGGTAGtatgataatatttaaatttactgATATTAAATGAATATATAGGTATGTATTATTGGTTGAAGTATAATTTATGTATGTTCATCAGAAAGCGTATACGGGCACGATACTTCTACAAAGGTTTGTTGGAAGAAGCCATGTTATACAATATGACGCTCAACGATACACTAAGCCCTAGAGATACGGAAGGTCATGGTAGTCACACTCTATCAACAGCAGGAGGGAGTTTTGTTAGCGATGCAAGCTTGAATGGGCTAGCAAATGGAACTTCTATGGGACTAGCACCCAAAGCACGACTTGTTGCTTACAAGGTTCATAGGTCAGGAACTGCTAGTGACATGGATGTTATAGCTGCTTTTGAAGCTGCCATTgatgataatgttgaaaatatcAATCTTTCTACGGTTAGGTTAGAACCAGGGTTTCTGGATTCATTTGTTGTTGGTAGTTTTCATGCTATGAAAAATGGTATCCTTACAATTGCATCAGCTGGGAACACAGGACCTGCTCTTGGGACTGTTTTGAACGTCTACCCATGGGTATTAACAGTTGCTGCCAGCACAATTGATAGAGAGTTCTTTTCTAATCTCTAACTTGGGAACAATATAACAATTAAGGTAatataaatcaataataataataataataataataataataataataataataataataataataataataataataataataataataataataataataatagtaataattataataataataataataataataataataataattattattattattattattattattattattattattattattattattattattattattattattattataagttaattaatgaataaatgTATGTATTCTAATACTATGCA
The Amaranthus tricolor cultivar Red isolate AtriRed21 chromosome 11, ASM2621246v1, whole genome shotgun sequence DNA segment above includes these coding regions:
- the LOC130826494 gene encoding subtilisin-like protease SBT5.4: MSILMRLSFHLIIIVLSTQSVPTFTVPKNYIIYMGSHLSASHEDITDSHHALLCSVSLRKRIRARYFYKGLLEEAMLYNMTLNDTLSPRDTEGHGSHTLSTAGGSFVSDASLNGLANGTSMGLAPKARLVAYKVHRSGTASDMDVIAAFEAAIDDNVENINLSTVRLEPGFLDSFVVGSFHAMKNGILTIASAGNTGPALGTVLNVYPWVLTVAASTIDRELHCQNGSLDTNKVVGKIVDDKVGSEIFQNAPCAISAALISYNDGKTLFSYINSTRTPIVSFGEAITSLGIKSAPIMADFSSRGVQNRIPD